In Myxococcota bacterium, the following proteins share a genomic window:
- a CDS encoding ATP-binding cassette domain-containing protein: MDADEYVIEIEGLVNTVGAGTILHRDLDFKVRRDEVMSLVGGSGSGKTQLLRVILGLKRPAAGKVRVFGVSWDDPNVKKVRDARRRMGMLFQNGALYSALSVYDNVAFPLRERGGISEEDIRAIVNTKLAQVELEPRHGNLLPANLSGGMVKRVSLARSLALSPDLLILDEPTAGLDPDRSESFVHLIKRLREEHRFAVLLVTHDLDTLFELTDRVAVLADQHIIACDSLDLVRAMDHKFVQNFFGGDRGRRALENGRAGRAASMEGSA, from the coding sequence ATGGACGCCGACGAGTACGTCATCGAGATCGAGGGGCTGGTGAACACCGTCGGCGCGGGGACCATCCTGCACCGCGACCTCGACTTCAAGGTGCGGCGCGACGAGGTGATGTCGCTCGTGGGCGGCTCGGGCAGCGGCAAGACCCAGCTGCTGCGCGTGATCCTCGGCCTCAAGCGCCCGGCGGCGGGCAAGGTCCGGGTGTTCGGCGTCTCCTGGGACGATCCGAACGTGAAGAAGGTGCGCGACGCGCGCCGGCGCATGGGCATGCTGTTCCAGAACGGCGCGCTCTACTCGGCGCTCAGCGTCTACGACAACGTCGCGTTCCCGCTGCGCGAGCGCGGCGGAATTTCCGAGGAGGACATCCGCGCCATCGTCAACACCAAGCTCGCCCAGGTGGAGCTCGAGCCGCGCCACGGCAACCTGCTGCCGGCGAATCTCTCGGGCGGCATGGTGAAGCGCGTGTCGCTGGCGCGCTCGCTGGCGCTGTCGCCGGACCTGCTGATCCTCGACGAGCCGACCGCGGGGCTCGACCCGGACCGCTCGGAAAGCTTCGTGCACCTCATCAAGCGGCTGCGCGAGGAGCACCGTTTCGCGGTGCTGCTGGTGACCCACGACCTCGACACGCTGTTCGAGCTCACGGACCGCGTCGCGGTGCTGGCCGACCAGCATATAATCGCCTGCGACTCGCTCGACTTGGTCCGCGCCATGGACCACAAGTTCGTGCAGAACTTTTTCGGAGGGGACCGGGGCCGCCGCGCGCTGGAAAACGGCAGGGCGGGCCGGGCCGCGAGCATGGAAGGCAGCGCCTGA